The Aliidongia dinghuensis genome window below encodes:
- a CDS encoding DUF2019 domain-containing protein, which translates to MKLDTLTVDELISLFVSFSEQQYPLTLNDEGGKAKQIIKKRNEIDKELRRRGIAARLELTKLFTHPNTQVRINAATTSLGVAREPALGVLRQIIKEDFGPFRLDARMTIALIEDGTVNPT; encoded by the coding sequence ATGAAGCTGGATACATTGACGGTCGATGAACTCATCTCCCTCTTCGTGTCGTTCAGCGAGCAGCAATATCCGCTGACACTCAATGACGAGGGCGGAAAGGCCAAACAGATCATAAAAAAGCGAAATGAAATAGACAAAGAGTTGCGCAGGCGCGGCATCGCGGCACGTCTTGAACTCACCAAATTGTTTACACACCCTAACACCCAAGTTCGAATCAATGCTGCTACGACCAGTCTGGGAGTCGCCCGGGAGCCAGCTCTTGGTGTGCTCAGGCAAATTATAAAGGAAGATTTCGGACCGTTTAGACTGGATGCCCGCATGACCATTGCGCTGATAGAGGACGGCACCGTCAATCCGACTTGA
- the pdxY gene encoding pyridoxal kinase PdxY, whose translation MDGILSIQSWVTYGRVGNAAAIFPLERLGFETWAVHTVQFSNHTGYGQWRGTVFPPDHIAGLIEGMAERGALDCCRAVLTGYMGDAALGEIVLDTVERVRAANPAALWLCDPVMGDVGDGFYVKPGLPEFFRDRAVPMADIITPNQFELEYLTGRTIRSLADAVEATAAARALGPKVVVLTSLVRSDAPADEIELLVATAAGTWRVATPLLPITVNGSGDAVAALFLAHWLKTGGDPAAALSAAASAIYAVLKETHARGEREIQLIAAQDELVQPREVFKAERVG comes from the coding sequence TTGGACGGAATCCTGTCGATCCAGTCCTGGGTCACCTACGGCCGCGTCGGCAATGCCGCGGCGATCTTCCCGCTTGAGCGCCTGGGCTTCGAGACCTGGGCGGTCCACACGGTGCAGTTCTCGAACCACACGGGCTATGGCCAATGGCGCGGCACCGTGTTCCCGCCCGACCATATCGCCGGCCTGATCGAGGGCATGGCCGAACGGGGCGCGCTCGACTGTTGCCGGGCGGTCTTGACCGGCTATATGGGCGATGCGGCGCTGGGCGAGATCGTGCTCGATACGGTCGAGCGGGTGCGCGCCGCCAATCCGGCTGCCTTGTGGCTGTGCGATCCCGTGATGGGCGACGTCGGCGACGGCTTCTACGTCAAGCCCGGCTTGCCGGAGTTCTTCCGCGACCGGGCCGTGCCGATGGCCGACATCATCACGCCCAACCAGTTCGAGCTCGAATATCTGACGGGCCGGACGATCCGGAGCCTGGCCGACGCGGTCGAGGCTACGGCCGCAGCCAGGGCGCTCGGGCCCAAGGTCGTGGTGCTGACGAGCTTGGTCAGGTCCGACGCGCCGGCGGATGAGATCGAACTGCTGGTTGCGACCGCCGCCGGCACCTGGCGCGTTGCCACCCCCCTGCTGCCGATCACGGTCAACGGCTCGGGCGATGCGGTCGCGGCGCTGTTCCTCGCCCATTGGCTCAAGACCGGCGGCGATCCGGCCGCAGCACTCTCGGCCGCAGCCTCGGCGATCTATGCCGTGCTCAAGGAAACCCATGCCCGCGGCGAGCGGGAGATCCAGCTGATTGCGGCGCAGGACGAACTGGTCCAACCGCGGGAGGTGTTTAAGGCGGAGCGGGTGGGGTGA
- a CDS encoding HpcH/HpaI aldolase/citrate lyase family protein, whose protein sequence is MPTVTRPRRSMLYMPGSNPRALEKARGLAADALIFDLEDAVSPDAKEAARGVISEALAAGGYGKRELILRTNGLDTPWGHGDLTAAAKMPVHGVLLPKVESAATVRQAAAILEKAGAPAELAIWCMMETPMGMLRAEEIAGSHPRLAGFVMGTSDLANDLHARHTRDRLPLLTGLGLCLLAARAYGLAILDGVYLDLSDDEGFAYSCRQGVELGFDGKTLIHPKTIATANEAFAPSAAEIEQAKRFIAAFDAAEAEGKGVVLVDGKLVENLHVANARRLLALVARIAELEAGS, encoded by the coding sequence ATGCCGACCGTTACGCGCCCCCGCCGCAGCATGCTCTATATGCCGGGCTCGAACCCACGCGCGCTGGAAAAGGCGCGCGGGCTCGCCGCCGACGCGCTGATCTTCGATCTCGAGGACGCAGTCTCGCCCGACGCCAAGGAGGCGGCACGCGGCGTGATATCGGAGGCACTCGCGGCCGGCGGCTACGGCAAACGCGAGCTCATCCTGCGCACGAACGGGCTCGACACGCCCTGGGGCCACGGCGACCTCACCGCCGCAGCCAAGATGCCGGTGCACGGCGTGCTGCTGCCCAAGGTCGAGAGTGCCGCGACCGTACGCCAGGCGGCCGCCATCCTGGAGAAGGCCGGCGCCCCGGCGGAGCTCGCGATCTGGTGCATGATGGAAACGCCGATGGGCATGCTGCGGGCTGAGGAGATCGCCGGATCCCATCCGCGCCTCGCGGGCTTCGTCATGGGCACGTCGGACCTGGCGAACGACCTGCACGCCCGCCACACGCGTGACCGGCTGCCGCTCCTGACCGGCCTCGGCCTCTGCCTGCTCGCGGCCCGCGCCTATGGGCTTGCGATCCTCGACGGCGTCTATCTCGACCTCTCGGACGACGAGGGCTTCGCCTATTCCTGCCGGCAAGGTGTCGAGCTGGGATTCGACGGCAAGACGCTGATCCATCCAAAGACCATCGCCACCGCCAACGAGGCCTTCGCGCCGTCTGCCGCGGAGATCGAGCAGGCGAAGAGATTCATCGCCGCATTCGACGCGGCAGAGGCCGAAGGCAAGGGCGTGGTGCTGGTCGACGGCAAGCTGGTCGAGAACCTGCATGTCGCGAACGCCCGGCGCCTGCTGGCGCTGGTCGCGCGCATCGCGGAGCTGGAGGCCGGGTCGTGA
- a CDS encoding MaoC family dehydratase codes for MSALKTNPGNTFEDFSIGQVIEHATPRTITAGDVALYVALTGSRFALECAEPFAHTLGFPEAPVDDWLVFHMVFGKTVPDVSLNAVANLGYAAGRFLAPVFVGDTIQATSEVIGLKENSSGESGTVYVRSIGRNQLGETVLDYVRWVMVRKRDKASPAPTAHVPSLPDAVPVESLVVPEGLVLEAYDPARAGSPWRFDDYAAGERIDHVDGMTIEEAEHQLATRLYQNTAKVHFNQFEQEKGRFGRRLIYGGHVISLTRALSFNGLGNAFKIVGLNGGRHVAPCFAGDTVYAWSEVVEAEPVPGRVDLGALRLRTYGVKNRTAADFPGRIDGGYDPAVILELDYWALMPR; via the coding sequence GTGAGCGCGCTCAAGACCAACCCCGGCAACACCTTCGAGGATTTCTCGATCGGCCAGGTGATCGAACACGCGACCCCGCGCACGATCACGGCCGGCGACGTGGCGCTCTATGTGGCGCTCACCGGATCGCGCTTCGCGCTCGAATGCGCCGAGCCCTTCGCCCACACTCTGGGCTTCCCCGAGGCGCCGGTCGACGATTGGCTCGTCTTCCACATGGTGTTCGGCAAGACCGTGCCGGACGTCTCGCTGAACGCCGTCGCGAACCTGGGCTATGCCGCCGGCCGCTTCCTGGCGCCGGTCTTCGTCGGCGACACGATCCAGGCGACGTCCGAGGTGATCGGGCTCAAGGAGAATTCGAGCGGCGAGAGCGGCACGGTCTATGTCCGCTCGATCGGCCGCAACCAGCTGGGCGAGACCGTGCTCGACTACGTGCGCTGGGTCATGGTGCGGAAGCGCGACAAGGCGAGCCCGGCGCCAACGGCCCATGTCCCGTCGCTGCCCGACGCGGTGCCGGTCGAGTCGCTGGTGGTGCCGGAAGGCCTGGTGCTCGAGGCCTATGACCCGGCCCGCGCCGGCTCGCCCTGGCGCTTCGACGATTACGCCGCCGGCGAGCGGATCGACCATGTCGACGGCATGACCATCGAGGAGGCCGAGCATCAACTCGCGACCCGGCTCTACCAGAACACGGCCAAGGTCCATTTCAACCAGTTCGAACAGGAAAAGGGCCGGTTCGGCCGGCGGCTGATCTACGGCGGCCATGTGATCAGCCTGACGCGCGCCTTGAGCTTCAACGGCCTCGGCAATGCCTTCAAGATCGTGGGACTGAACGGCGGCCGGCATGTCGCCCCCTGCTTCGCGGGCGATACGGTCTATGCCTGGTCGGAAGTGGTCGAGGCCGAGCCGGTGCCGGGCCGCGTCGACCTGGGGGCACTCCGGCTGCGCACCTACGGCGTCAAGAACCGGACGGCGGCGGATTTCCCGGGGCGGATCGACGGCGGGTACGACCCCGCCGTGATCCTGGAACTGGATTACTGGGCGCTGATGCCGCGGTAA